Proteins from a genomic interval of Desulfovibrio piger:
- the ilvB gene encoding biosynthetic-type acetolactate synthase large subunit, translating to MELTGAQILLESLKKEDVDVLFGYPGGAVIDIYDELPRHPELKHVLVRHEQGAVHAADGYARASGKVGCCLVTSGPGATNTVTGIATAYCDSIPLVVFTGQVPTQLIGNDAFQEVDIVGITRPCTKHNFLVKDVRNLAKTIRQAFYLARSGRPGPVLVDLPKDIMQARTEFVWPEDIFMRSYNPTYKPNLNQLRRTAEELAKARKPIILAGGGVIMANASEVLCELAHELDIPVATTLMGLGAFPANGDLWLGMVGMHGTYAANMSINHADLLVCVGARFDDRVTGRLQDFASHARIVHIDIDPTSIRKNVEVDVPVVGDCRQALEGILEICRAKMADTDWSGMHADWLQTVHEWKANHPLAYNKNGHIKPQQVIETMYSITKGDAIIATEVGQNQMWAAQFYTFTKPRTLLTSGGLGTMGYGFPAAIGAQFAFPDKLVINVAGDGSIQMNIQELATVVQNKIPVKVVILNNGHLGMVRQWQELFYNRNYSHTNMEAQPDFVKLAEAYGAEGYRISKPEELEDVLRKALTSPNPAFIDVMVEREENVYPMVPAGAALDEMLLV from the coding sequence ATGGAACTCACAGGTGCGCAGATTCTCCTTGAATCCCTTAAAAAAGAAGATGTTGATGTACTGTTCGGTTACCCGGGCGGTGCTGTGATTGATATTTATGACGAGTTGCCGCGGCATCCGGAACTGAAGCATGTTCTGGTGCGGCATGAACAAGGGGCTGTGCACGCGGCTGATGGCTATGCCCGTGCCTCCGGCAAGGTTGGGTGCTGTCTGGTCACTTCCGGACCCGGCGCCACCAATACCGTTACGGGCATAGCCACAGCCTACTGTGATTCCATTCCGCTGGTCGTCTTCACGGGACAGGTCCCCACGCAGCTCATCGGTAACGACGCCTTCCAGGAAGTCGATATCGTGGGCATCACCCGTCCCTGTACCAAACACAATTTTCTGGTGAAGGACGTGCGCAACCTGGCCAAGACCATCCGCCAGGCCTTCTATCTTGCGCGCTCCGGTCGCCCCGGGCCTGTCCTCGTGGACCTGCCCAAGGATATCATGCAGGCCCGTACGGAATTCGTCTGGCCTGAAGATATCTTCATGCGCAGTTACAATCCCACCTACAAGCCCAACCTGAACCAGCTGCGCCGTACGGCCGAAGAGCTGGCCAAGGCCCGCAAGCCCATCATCCTGGCGGGCGGCGGCGTCATCATGGCCAATGCTTCGGAAGTCCTTTGCGAGCTGGCCCACGAACTGGACATCCCCGTGGCCACCACGCTCATGGGCCTGGGCGCCTTCCCCGCCAACGGCGACCTGTGGCTGGGCATGGTGGGCATGCATGGCACCTACGCTGCCAACATGAGCATCAACCATGCGGACCTGCTGGTCTGTGTGGGCGCGCGCTTCGACGACCGTGTGACCGGCCGTCTGCAGGACTTCGCCTCCCATGCGCGCATCGTGCATATCGATATCGACCCCACCTCCATCCGCAAGAACGTGGAAGTGGACGTGCCCGTGGTGGGCGACTGCCGCCAGGCCCTGGAAGGCATCCTGGAGATCTGCCGCGCCAAGATGGCCGATACCGACTGGTCGGGCATGCATGCCGACTGGCTGCAGACCGTGCATGAATGGAAGGCCAACCATCCGCTGGCCTACAACAAGAACGGCCACATCAAGCCGCAGCAGGTCATCGAGACCATGTACTCCATCACCAAGGGCGATGCCATCATCGCCACCGAGGTGGGGCAGAACCAGATGTGGGCCGCGCAGTTCTATACCTTCACCAAACCGCGCACCCTGCTGACCAGCGGTGGTCTGGGCACCATGGGCTACGGCTTCCCCGCGGCCATCGGCGCGCAGTTCGCCTTCCCGGACAAGCTGGTCATCAACGTGGCCGGTGACGGCTCCATCCAGATGAACATCCAGGAACTGGCCACCGTGGTGCAGAACAAGATCCCGGTCAAGGTGGTCATCCTCAACAACGGCCATCTGGGCATGGTCCGCCAGTGGCAGGAACTTTTCTACAATCGCAACTACAGCCATACCAATATGGAGGCCCAGCCCGACTTCGTGAAGCTGGCTGAGGCCTACGGCGCCGAAGGCTACCGCATCAGCAAGCCCGAAGAGCTGGAAGACGTGCTGCGCAAGGCCCTGACCTCGCCCAACCCGGCCTTCATCGACGTCATGGTTGAGCGCGAGGAAAACGTCTATCCCATGGTGCCCGCCGGGGCCGCCCTGGATGAGATGCTCTTGGTGTAG
- a CDS encoding YggT family protein — MFFVQNVILAVVDLLAIVLNLYFWVVIVAAVLSWVRPDPYNPVVRALRTLTEPVFYRVRKWLPFTYTNGIDFSPVVVLLVIQLINRIVIASLAQFAATLV, encoded by the coding sequence ATGTTTTTTGTACAGAATGTCATCCTGGCCGTGGTCGATCTGCTGGCCATAGTCCTCAATCTGTATTTCTGGGTTGTCATCGTGGCGGCCGTGCTTTCGTGGGTGCGTCCCGATCCCTACAACCCTGTGGTGCGCGCGTTGCGCACCCTGACGGAACCCGTGTTCTACCGGGTGCGGAAATGGTTGCCCTTCACCTATACCAACGGCATCGATTTCTCGCCTGTGGTGGTGCTGCTGGTCATCCAGCTCATCAACCGCATCGTCATCGCATCACTGGCCCAGTTTGCCGCTACTCTGGTGTAG
- the pdxS gene encoding pyridoxal 5'-phosphate synthase lyase subunit PdxS gives MEQGTIRLKTGLAEMLKGGVIMDVTTPEQAKIAEEAGACAVMALERVPADIRAAGGIARMADPTIVKRIMEVVSIPVMAKARIGHFVEARILEALGVDYIDESEVLTPADDRYHIDKRDFTAPFVCGCRNLGEALRRIAEGAAMIRTKGEPGTGNVVEAVRHCRQVMDEIRVLCSLPEAEVANFAKENGAPLEVCMAVRKEGRLPVVNFAAGGIATPADAAMMMHLGCDGVFVGSGIFKSGDPAKRARAIVQAVTNYKDYALLAEISRDLGEPMVGIDISTIPPAERMQERGW, from the coding sequence ATGGAACAGGGCACCATTCGCCTGAAGACCGGTCTTGCAGAAATGCTCAAGGGTGGCGTCATCATGGACGTGACCACCCCCGAACAGGCGAAGATCGCCGAAGAAGCCGGCGCCTGCGCCGTCATGGCTCTTGAACGCGTCCCGGCCGACATCCGCGCCGCCGGCGGCATCGCCCGCATGGCTGATCCCACCATCGTCAAGCGCATCATGGAAGTGGTGAGCATCCCCGTCATGGCCAAGGCCCGCATCGGCCATTTCGTGGAAGCCCGCATCCTTGAGGCCCTGGGCGTGGACTACATCGACGAGAGCGAAGTGCTGACCCCCGCCGATGACCGTTATCATATCGACAAGCGCGACTTCACCGCGCCCTTCGTCTGCGGCTGCCGCAACCTGGGCGAAGCCCTGCGCCGCATCGCCGAAGGCGCGGCCATGATCCGCACCAAGGGCGAACCCGGCACCGGCAACGTGGTGGAAGCCGTGCGCCATTGCCGCCAGGTCATGGACGAGATCCGTGTGCTCTGCTCCCTGCCCGAAGCCGAAGTGGCCAACTTTGCCAAGGAAAACGGCGCTCCCCTGGAAGTCTGCATGGCCGTGCGCAAGGAAGGCCGCCTGCCTGTGGTGAACTTTGCCGCCGGCGGCATCGCCACCCCGGCTGACGCCGCCATGATGATGCACCTGGGCTGCGACGGCGTGTTCGTGGGCTCCGGCATCTTCAAGTCCGGCGACCCGGCCAAGCGTGCCCGCGCCATCGTGCAGGCCGTGACCAACTACAAGGACTACGCCCTGCTGGCCGAGATCTCCCGCGACCTGGGCGAACCCATGGTGGGCATCGACATCTCCACCATCCCGCCGGCCGAACGCATGCAGGAGCGGGGCTGGTAG
- a CDS encoding HAD family hydrolase, with protein MGKLFPHGLTGIIFDCDGVMIDSRAANAIFYNKVLAALGLPPLTPEQDAYTFMATARQALEYIVPPEMHQRMYEVVRTEVIYSRDIVPLLQIYPGYREFLELAHGHGMRLAVHTNRTAEGMQRVLDFLALPSYFNPVVTATEAAPKPAPDGVRLILEQWGADPEQVLFVGDSPNDQKAATAAGVVFAAFGGELQGPLAAAGYDELAGLLQNEWE; from the coding sequence ATGGGCAAACTTTTCCCGCACGGCCTTACCGGCATCATCTTCGACTGTGACGGGGTCATGATCGATTCCCGCGCCGCCAACGCCATCTTTTACAACAAGGTGCTGGCGGCCTTGGGACTGCCGCCCCTGACCCCGGAGCAGGATGCCTATACGTTCATGGCCACGGCTCGGCAGGCGCTGGAATACATCGTACCTCCCGAGATGCATCAGCGCATGTATGAAGTGGTGCGGACGGAGGTCATCTATTCGCGCGACATCGTTCCCCTGCTGCAGATCTATCCCGGTTACCGGGAATTCCTTGAGCTCGCGCACGGTCACGGCATGCGTCTGGCCGTGCATACCAACAGAACTGCGGAAGGGATGCAAAGGGTTCTGGACTTTTTGGCGTTGCCCTCCTATTTTAATCCTGTAGTCACGGCGACGGAAGCAGCCCCCAAGCCCGCCCCCGATGGGGTGCGGCTGATCCTTGAACAGTGGGGGGCCGATCCTGAGCAGGTGCTTTTTGTGGGCGACAGTCCCAACGACCAGAAAGCCGCCACCGCCGCAGGCGTCGTGTTCGCGGCCTTCGGCGGGGAATTGCAAGGCCCGCTCGCGGCAGCCGGTTATGACGAACTGGCCGGGCTGCTGCAAAATGAATGGGAGTAG
- a CDS encoding DUF465 domain-containing protein yields the protein MDQHEIELIEQLLPTDPELKSLWEDHVIYSKQVEKLEAKSFRTPTEEQTLKQLKKQKLEGKTKLMELLDSHRAGA from the coding sequence ATGGATCAGCATGAAATTGAACTCATCGAACAGCTACTGCCCACTGATCCGGAGCTGAAATCCCTATGGGAAGACCACGTCATTTACAGCAAGCAGGTAGAAAAGCTGGAAGCCAAGTCTTTCCGTACCCCCACCGAGGAACAGACCCTGAAGCAGCTTAAGAAACAAAAACTTGAAGGCAAAACCAAGCTCATGGAGCTCTTGGATAGCCATCGCGCCGGAGCATAA